A part of Brachybacterium faecium DSM 4810 genomic DNA contains:
- a CDS encoding acetyltransferase (GNAT) family protein (PFAM: Acetyltransferase (GNAT) family), translated as MDPREQPQLAWREEIDDAEVSVLHAAAFDHAVEHEPWGERLERHSLGWVTARCGGELVGFCNVVSDGGRHAFLVDTAVRPDRQGTGIGRELVHRAIEECRASPARWLHVDFEIDLGPFSMTDGLFRRSTAGILEL; from the coding sequence ATGGATCCGAGGGAGCAGCCGCAGCTCGCCTGGCGCGAGGAGATCGACGACGCCGAGGTGTCGGTGCTCCATGCCGCCGCCTTCGATCACGCGGTCGAGCACGAGCCCTGGGGCGAGCGGCTCGAGCGCCACTCCCTGGGCTGGGTCACCGCCCGCTGCGGCGGGGAGCTGGTGGGCTTCTGCAACGTCGTCTCCGACGGCGGGCGCCACGCGTTCCTCGTCGACACTGCGGTGCGCCCCGACCGGCAGGGCACCGGGATCGGCCGCGAGCTGGTGCATCGCGCGATCGAGGAGTGCCGTGCGAGCCCGGCCCGCTGGCTGCACGTGGACTTCGAGATCGACCTGGGCCCCTTCTCGATGACCGACGGCCTGTTCCGCCGCAGCACCGCGGGCATCCTCGAGCTGTGA